CCGGGTTAATTTCAAACATGGTCTGATTTCTTTTATTTGACTTGTCAAAATGCGGTTATAAGGGCGAAATATTAGCGGATTTCGCCCCTTAATTACAGCGAAAGTGTTGTTAAATCGCCCCGATCATAGCGGCCAAATATCATCGATAATAATCTGTAAACTACGGTTGCCGCGAAACTCGTTAATGTCCAGTTTATAAGCCAGTTCTACCTCCCGCACGCCGTTATCCGGCCAACAGGTCGTATCAATATTAAATGCGATGCCATCCAACAGCGGGCCGCCGCCGACAGGCTCCACCATCACCTTGAGGTGACGCTCGCCCACCAGACGCTGCTGTAGCAGACGGAAACGACCATCGAATAACGGTTCCGGGAACATTTGCCCCCACGGTCCGGCATCCCGCAACAGTTGCGCCACTTCCATAGACATCTCCGCCGCGCTTAATGGACCATCGGAGATCACCTCGCCTTGCAACAGGGCAGGATCGAGCCATTCCGTCACCAGCTCGCCAAACCGTTGCTGAAACTGCTCGAATTTATGCTCTTCCAGCGACAATCCCGCCGCCATCGCATGACCGCCGAACTTGATCATCAGATCAGGGTAAAGGGTATCCAGCCTTTCCAGCGCATCGCGCATATGCAGCCCCTGAATCGAACGGCCTGAGCCTTTTAGCGTGCCGTCGCCCGCAGGCGCAAAGGCGATCACCGGGCGGTGAAAACGCTCTTTAATGCGCGACGCCAGAATTCCGACCACGCCCTGATGCCATTCAGGATGATACATCGCCAGACCGCCCGGAAGCGTTTCACTACTGCGCTCAAGCTTTTCGCACAGGATAAGCGCTTCCGCCTGCATCCCCTGCTCTATTTCTTTGCGCGTCTGGTTAAGCGCATCCAGCTCGCTGGCCAGAACACGCGCTTCGCCGAGGTTATCGCACAACAGTAACGCCACGCCAACGGACATATCATCCAGCCTGCCGGCGGCATTCAGGCGAGGCCCCAACGCGAAGCCTAAATCACTGGCGGCAAGCTGCTGCGGATCGCGATTCGATATCTCCAGCAACGCTTTAATTCCCGGACGGCATTTCCCGGCACGAATACGACTTAGCCCTTGCCAGGTCAGAATACGGTTGTTAGCGTCCAGCGGCACAACGTCTGCTACCGTACCCAACGCCACTAAATCCAGCAGCTCCGCCAGATTCGGCGGCGCGATGTTGCGCTCGTCGAACCATCCTTTGTCGCGCAAAAATGTTCGCAACGCCAGCATCAGGTAAAACGCCACGCCGACGCCCGCCAGCGACTTAGACGGGAATTCGCAGTCGCGCAGATTGGGATTAATAATCGCTTCGGCATCCGGCAACGTGTCGCCTGGCAGGTGGTGATCGGTCACGATCACCGGAATCCCCAACGTCTTTGCATGCGCTACGCCGGCGTGGGATGAAATGCCGTTGTCTACGGTGACGATAAGCTGCGCGCCGCGCGCCTTCGCCTGATCGACCACTTCCGGGCTTAAACCGTAGCCGTCTTCAAAGCGATTAGGCACCAGATAACTGATGTTGTCACATCCCAACGCACGCATTCCCAATACGCTTAGCGCAGTACTGGTCGCGCCGTCGGCGTCAAAATCGCCAACAACAATAATGCGGGTACCTTCGCGAAAGGCGTTGTAGAGGATCTCCACCGCGTTATCTATGCCGCTAAGCTGTTGCCAGGGCAGCATTCCTTTCACGCTGCGCTCCAGTTCGCGGGCGCTACGAACGCCCCGGCTGGCATATAAACGTCGTAGTAATGGAGGAAGATCGGCGGGGAGTTCCGCCGTCTCATCAGCCTCGCGCCGACGAAGTTGTCTCTGTTGTTTCACGCGTATTATTTACCACTGGTCTGTTTTTGATGCTCATCAAGAAACGCTTTCATCTCTTTCGGTCCCTGATAGCCAGGCACCACATAGCCGTTACTCAATACAATGGCTGGCGTACCGCTAACGCCCAACTGCACGCCCAACGCATAATGATCAGCAATGTTCACGTCACAGCTTGCCGGTTTCACGCCCTTACCTGCCATGGCGTCATCAAACGCTTTGTTTTTGTCTTTGGCGCACCAGATAGATTTCATATCCTGCTCCGCCTGGCTTTCCAGCCCCTGGCGCGGAAAAGCCAGATAACGTACCGTGATCCCCAGCGCGTTATAATCTTTCATCTCTTCATGTAGCTTATGACAATAGCCGCAGGTGATATCGGTAAAAACAGTAATGACATGTTTCTCATCCGGCGCTTTATAGACGATCATCTCTTTTTCCAGCGCATTTAGCTGGCTCATCAGCAGTTTGTTCGTCACGTTTACCGGATGCGCGCCGCTCACGTCATACATCGGCCCTTGAATAATATGTTTGCCGTCATCAGTGACGTACAGTACGCCGCTGTGAGTGAGGACGGTTTTCATCCCTGCCACTGGCGAGGCCTGAATTTCCGTACTCTGAACGCCCAGCTTAGCCAGCGACTGACGGATAGCCGCATCATCCGCATGGGCCACGCCTGAAAACACCGCCGCCAGTAAAGTGAACATCATAAAACGCTTTTTCATAAACTATCCTTTCCTGTCAGCACTCATGCCCGCGGATGGTGCTGTTGATGAAGTTGACGCAAACGCTCCGTTGCGACATGCGTATAAATTTGTGTCGTCGAAAGATCGCTATGCCCAAGTAGCATTTGTACAACGCGCAAGTCGGCGCCGTGATTCAGCAAATGCGTGGCGAAAGCGTGACGTAAAACATGCGGCGATAGTTTTTCGCTATCGATTCCAGCCAGTACCGCATAATGTTTAATACGGTGCCAGAAGGTCTGCCGCGTCATCTGCTGCGCACGCTGGCTGGGGAATAATACGTCAATCGATACGCCATTGAGTAACCATGGACGCCCATGCTCCAGATACGTTTCCAGCCAATATACCGCCTCTTCACCTAACGGCACCAACCGCTCTTTATTGCCTTTACCGATAACCCGCACCACGCCCTGCCGCAGACTGATATCGCTCATTGTCAGCCCCACCAGTTCCGACACGCGCAAACCGGTGGCATACAGCACTTCCAACATAGCTTTATCGCGCAGCTCCAAAGGTTGATCAATAAGCGGCGCCTGCAAGAGCCGTTCAACCTGCGCCTCGCTAAGATCTTTCGGTAAACGCTGCGGAAGCTTAGGCGAGGCCAACTGCGCGCTCGGATCATCCTCACGATACTTTTCACGGTACAGATGCTGGAAAAAGCGCCGCATAGCGCTTAACAGGCGTGCGGAGCTGGTCGCTTTGTATCCGCCCTCCACACGTTCAGCCAATAGCGTTTGTAAATCATCAGCCTGCGCCGTCGCAAGCGTTTTTCCGCGATGATGCAACCACGCAACGACCATCGATAAATCGCGACGATACGCGCTTAATGTATTTTCCGCCAGATTTCGTTCCAGCCACAGGGCATCCAGAAACTGCTCAATACGCGCTAAATCCTGTTCCATTCGCGCTCCCTACTTCACGCTTACTTTTGGTGCATTATGCCTCATTGTGCCGTGAATGCAGCGATTCTGTTACACTACCCGCAACGCTATAGCAGAATCGAGATGTAACGTAATGAACATGGGTCTTTTTTACGGTTCCAGCACGTGCTACACCGAGATGGCCGCAGAGAAAATTCGCGATATCCTCGGCCCGGAGCTGGTGACATTACATAACCTCAAGGATGACGCCCCCGCCTTAATGGAGCAGTACGACGTGCTCATTTTAGGCATCCCCACCTGGGATTTTGGTGAAATTCAGGAGGACTGGGAAGCCGTCTGGGAGCAACTGGACGATCTCAATCTGGAAGGCAAAATCGTTGCGCTTTACGGTATGGGCGACCAGCTCGGCTACGGTGAGTGGTTCCTGGATGCGCTGGGTATGTTGCATGACAAACTTGCCCTCAAAGGCGTTAAATTTGTCGGCTACTGGCCCACAGAAGGCTACGAATTTACCAGCAATAAACCGGTCATTGCGGATGGGCAACTGTTTGTCGGCCTGGCGCTGGATGAAACGAACCAGTACGATCTCAGCGATGAGCGTATACAGACCTGGTGTGAACAAATTCTCGGCGAAATGGCCGAACACTACGCCTGAAACCTTACTCGCTGTACTTCCCTCTCGACGGAACCGCGTTTACGCCGTTCCGTTAGTGTTGGCCTGATATCGGCTGCTGTAACAGTATCCGACGCAACTCACGCCATTCCGCTTCTTCCATGCTATCCGCCGCCAGCCATAAATGCTGATGACGTCCAGACTCTGCGCGTAAACGCAACACCATCCCGCTCTTCAGTAACCAGGGCGGACGCAAGAGCGTCCAGTCCTGCCCCTGCCAGCGTAAGCGCCCGTCCATGAGTAGCTTGATCTCTCCCTGGCAGGTATTAATCCTGCGCTGGCTACGTACACAGTCAAACACGACCAGCGACAGTAGTATCATCCATAACGGGGTATAACTCAGCGGCCAGGGCATCAATAAAATCACCGCGGCAACCAGCCCATGAATGAGCAATGAGATCCACTGAGCGCGCCATGAGACGCGTAAATCAGATTGCCACAGGACCACGTTCCCGATTCCGTGTCTGAATGAGTCGGACCATCTGTTCCAGTTCAGCGTCAGCCGGTTTACCGTGATTCATTAACCAGTTAAATAAATCCGGGTCATCACTCTGCAACAAACGGACAAAAATACGCTTTTCTTCATCACTTAAACTATCGTACTCATGTTCAAAAAACGGCATGATGGAAATATCAAGTTCGCGCATACCGCGACGACATGCCCAGTGAATACGTGCTTTATTGTGAATATCCATGTTCTTCCTGCCTCGCGAAAATGAAGTACCGGGCTATTGTAACGTGTTTTTGGCGTTGTTTTACGGGAATCTCAGTAATCTGGAACGCGATCGCGAAATAAAAGGCTGGGAATCAATATGTTCATCCATTTTGGATACCGCCTCGCAAAACGATCAATCCGCTCTCAATGGGCTATTTAAAGCACTTGCAATGACCGATGGCTCTTTTACCATTAACCATTATTGTTGCAGCTAACCAGGACATTATTTATGGCTTTTATCTCCTTTCCACCACGTCATCCTTCATCGTCAGCCCGCCTGCCGCTGACGCTGATCGCGCTTGACGACTGGGCGCTGTCGACCATTACCGGCGTAGACAGTGAAAAGTATATTCAGGGCCAGGTCACCGCTGACGTAAGCCAGATGACTGAACAGCAACACCTTCTCGCCGCCCACTGCGATGCTAAAGGTAAGATGTGGAGCACTCTGCGCCTGTTCCGTGAGCGCGACGGTTTCGCCTGGATTGAACGCCGTAGCGTGCTTGAAGCGCAATTAACGGAGCTGAAAAAGTACGCCGTATTTTCCAAAGTGGTCATCGCGCCGGATGACGAACGCGTATTGCTTGGCGTGGCCGGTTTTCAGGCCCGCGCGGCGCTGGCTAATGTCTTTAGCGAACTGCCCAATAGCGAAAATCAGGTGGTCAGAGACGGCGCCTCCACGCTGCTATGGTTTGAACATCCTGCGGAACGATTCCTGCTTGTCACCGATGTCGCGACGGCCAACATGTTAACGGAGAAGTTGCATGGCGAAGCCGAACTGAATAACAGCCAACAGTGGCTGGCGTTGGATATTGAAGCAGGCATTCCGGTGATTGACGCGGCGAACAGCGGTCAGTTTATCCCCCAGGCGACTAACCTACAGGCGCTGGGCGGCATCAGCTTCAAGAAAGGCTGCTACACCGGACAGGAGATGGTCGCACGGGCAAAATTCCGCGGCGCCAATAAACGCGCGCTTTGGTTGCTGGCGGGCAAAGCCAGCCGGGTACCGGAAGCAGGAGAAGATCTGGAGCTACAGATGGGCGAGAACTGGCGTCGTACCGGCGCTATTCTGGCGGCGACGCAGTTGGACGATGGTCAGTTACTGGTTCAGGCCGTCATGAATAACGATTTAGAAGCCGAAAGCGTCTTCCGCGTTCGCGACGATGCCAACACCCTGCATATCGTCCCGCTGCCCTACTCGCTGGAAGAGTGATATCACGTTAAAAGCCGGATAGCCTGATAGCGCAACGCCATCAGGCTCGCACGTGCTGTTCTCGTAGGCCGGATAAGGTGCGACAGCGCCGCCATCCGGCACGGGCATCCGGGAATTATGCCTGTCCCACATACAAATAGATGGCCAGGAAGTGGCACACGCTGCCACCCAGCACAAAGCCATGCCAGATGGCGTGGTTATAAGGTATGCGTTTGCAAACATAGAAAATTACGCCCAGCGAGTAAACGACGCCACCTACCGCCAGCAGCGTCACGCCGCCTATCGCCAGCTTAATCGCCAACTGATAAACCACTATCAGCGACAGCCAGCCCATTGCCAGATACGTAACCAGCGAAAGCACTTTAAATCGGTGCGCAATCGTCAACTTGAAGAGGATACCGAATAGCGCCAGGCTCCAGATCACAATCATTAGTCCGCGCGCCAGCGGCGAATCCAGACCTACCAGCAGAAATGGCGTATAGGTTCCGGCAATGAGCAGATAGATAGCGCAGTGATCAAATTTCTTTAACCAGATTTTTGCCCGCTGATGAGGAATGGCATGATAAAGCGTTGAGGCAAGAAAAAGCAGGATCATGCTCCCGCCATATAAACTGTAGCTGGCGATAGCCGTCATACCCGCATTCGCCTCTACCGCCTGAACCAACAACAGCACCAGGCCGACAATACCAAATACCAATCCAATGCCGTGGCTAATACTGTTGGCGATTTCCTCAGCCAGCGAATATCCCTGCGTCATTAATGGTTTTTGCACCATAACTTACTCCGGAGAAACGTTCATAACGATGAACTGCGCCTCTAGCGTAACTGAGAATGGTTCCAGTGAACACATGTTAGCTAAAATAAATTCGCAAAATTAAATTTTGTTTATTATTCAATAAGTTAATTACAAAAACTCAACTAACACGCGTTCATATTTATCAAAGGCATTTAAAATCAATCACATAAAATTGCGTCTGGTTGGGATAGATTTCAGCAATGACCCGTTTCAGCTCATCAAGCGACATATTTTCCTGTTGCGCATGTTTTTCGTTCAGCGTATCCAGCGTCACAGTTGACGTTCCTGTCACTTCGATTGTGCAAAAATAGCCATCATCTTCGAACCGCCCCACGCGTAGCACATCGCCTGCTTTAAAGTGGGACTCGGAGGCATCACGAATAGTGATGGTTTTACGCCCTGCCAGAATGTCATTCTGGAAACGTTGAAAGAAAGTAATGTCGTTTGGCTGCATGTGGTTATCCCCCTGAATATGGCCCCTTGAAGTGGATGTTACGATCTGAATGTGTTCTTGCTCCGACACGCGAGCATCCTGGAATTTTGCGTACGCTTTACATGCCACTTGGTGCAGAATGAATGATAACAGACTAAATAAATTGAGATTATGCAACAATGAGAAAACTCACCTTGCCAAAAGATTTTTTATGGGGCGGCGCGGTTGCTGCACACCAGGTTGAAGGCGGCTGGAATAAAGACGGTAAAGGCCCCAGCATCTGCGACGTGCTAACCGGCGGCGCACACGGCGTGCCACGCGAAATCACCCAGAATGTCGTTGCTGGCAAATACTATCCGAACCACGAGGCGGTGGATTTTTACGGACATTACAAAGAAGACATCCGTCTTTTCGCCGAAATGGGGTTCAAATGCTTCCGTACCTCTATTGCCTGGACGCGTATCTTCCCGAATGGCGACGAATCCCAGCCAAACGAGGCCGGTCTGAAATTCTACGACGACATGTTTGATGAGTTACTCAAATACAACATCGAACCGGTCATTACCCTTTCTCACTTTGAAATGCCATTACATCTGGTACAGCACTACGGCGGCTGGACCAATCGTAAAGTGGTTGATTTCTTTGTCCGTTTTGCTGAAGTCGTGTTTGAACGCTACAAACATAAGGTCAAATACTGGATGACCTTCAACGAAATTAACAACCAGCGAAACTGGCGCGCGCCGCTGTTTGGCTACTGCTGTTCCGGCGTGGTGTATACCGAGCATGAGAATCCAGAAGAAACCATGTATCAGGTCTTACATCATCAGTTTGTCGCCAGCGCGCTGGCGGTAAAAGCGGCACGTCGCATTAACCCACAGATGAAAGTTGGCTGTATGCTGGCGATGGTCGCGCTGTATCCTTTCTCCTGTAAACCAGAAGATGTGATGTTTGCTCAGGAGTCGATGCGTGAACGCTACGTCTTTACCGATGTGCAGCTGCGCGGCTATTACCCGTCCTATGTGTTGAACGAGTGGGAGCGCCGCGGATTTAACATCAAAATGGAAGATGGCGATCTTGAAGTGCTGCGCGAAGGCACCTGCGATTATCTTGGTTTCAGTTATTACATGACCAACGCGGTCAAAGCCGAAGGCGGTAGCGGCGATGCGATTTCCGGTTTTGAAGGCAGCGTACCGAACCCCTATGTTAAAGCATCTGACTGGGGCTGGCAGATTGACCCGGTGGGCCTGCGTTATTCATTGTGTGAACTGTACGAACGCTATCAAAAGCCGCTGTTTATTGTCGAAAACGGTTTTGGTGCTTACGACAAAGTAGAAGAAGATGGCAGCATCAACGACGACTACCGAATTGACTACCTGCGCGCCCATATTGAAGAGATGAAAAAAGCGGTGACTTACGATGGTGTCGACCTGATGGGCTACACGCCGTGGGGCTGCATCGACTGCGTGTCGTTCACCACCGGTCAGTACA
This DNA window, taken from Salmonella enterica subsp. enterica serovar Typhimurium str. LT2, encodes the following:
- the yqfA gene encoding putative hemolysin (similar to E. coli putative oxidoreductase (AAC75937.1); Blastp hit to AAC75937.1 (219 aa), 91% identity in aa 1 - 219) produces the protein MVQKPLMTQGYSLAEEIANSISHGIGLVFGIVGLVLLLVQAVEANAGMTAIASYSLYGGSMILLFLASTLYHAIPHQRAKIWLKKFDHCAIYLLIAGTYTPFLLVGLDSPLARGLMIVIWSLALFGILFKLTIAHRFKVLSLVTYLAMGWLSLIVVYQLAIKLAIGGVTLLAVGGVVYSLGVIFYVCKRIPYNHAIWHGFVLGGSVCHFLAIYLYVGQA
- the ygfY gene encoding putative cytoplasmic protein (similar to E. coli orf, hypothetical protein (AAC75935.1); Blastp hit to AAC75935.1 (88 aa), 93% identity in aa 1 - 88), producing MDIHNKARIHWACRRGMRELDISIMPFFEHEYDSLSDEEKRIFVRLLQSDDPDLFNWLMNHGKPADAELEQMVRLIQTRNRERGPVAI
- the ygfX gene encoding putative inner membrane protein (similar to E. coli orf, hypothetical protein (AAC75934.1); Blastp hit to AAC75934.1 (135 aa), 83% identity in aa 1 - 131), with protein sequence MVLWQSDLRVSWRAQWISLLIHGLVAAVILLMPWPLSYTPLWMILLSLVVFDCVRSQRRINTCQGEIKLLMDGRLRWQGQDWTLLRPPWLLKSGMVLRLRAESGRHQHLWLAADSMEEAEWRELRRILLQQPISGQH
- the recJ gene encoding ssDNA exonuclease (5' --> 3' specific; Mg dependent; single-stranded-DNA-specific exonuclease RECJ. (SW:RECJ_SALTY)), translated to MKQQRQLRRREADETAELPADLPPLLRRLYASRGVRSARELERSVKGMLPWQQLSGIDNAVEILYNAFREGTRIIVVGDFDADGATSTALSVLGMRALGCDNISYLVPNRFEDGYGLSPEVVDQAKARGAQLIVTVDNGISSHAGVAHAKTLGIPVIVTDHHLPGDTLPDAEAIINPNLRDCEFPSKSLAGVGVAFYLMLALRTFLRDKGWFDERNIAPPNLAELLDLVALGTVADVVPLDANNRILTWQGLSRIRAGKCRPGIKALLEISNRDPQQLAASDLGFALGPRLNAAGRLDDMSVGVALLLCDNLGEARVLASELDALNQTRKEIEQGMQAEALILCEKLERSSETLPGGLAMYHPEWHQGVVGILASRIKERFHRPVIAFAPAGDGTLKGSGRSIQGLHMRDALERLDTLYPDLMIKFGGHAMAAGLSLEEHKFEQFQQRFGELVTEWLDPALLQGEVISDGPLSAAEMSMEVAQLLRDAGPWGQMFPEPLFDGRFRLLQQRLVGERHLKVMVEPVGGGPLLDGIAFNIDTTCWPDNGVREVELAYKLDINEFRGNRSLQIIIDDIWPL
- the dsbC gene encoding protein disulfide isomerase II (thiol:disulfide interchange protein DSBC precursor. (SW:DSBC_SALTY)), which produces MKKRFMMFTLLAAVFSGVAHADDAAIRQSLAKLGVQSTEIQASPVAGMKTVLTHSGVLYVTDDGKHIIQGPMYDVSGAHPVNVTNKLLMSQLNALEKEMIVYKAPDEKHVITVFTDITCGYCHKLHEEMKDYNALGITVRYLAFPRQGLESQAEQDMKSIWCAKDKNKAFDDAMAGKGVKPASCDVNIADHYALGVQLGVSGTPAIVLSNGYVVPGYQGPKEMKAFLDEHQKQTSGK
- the fldB gene encoding flavodoxin 2 (flavodoxin 2. (SW:FLAW_SALTY)), with protein sequence MNMGLFYGSSTCYTEMAAEKIRDILGPELVTLHNLKDDAPALMEQYDVLILGIPTWDFGEIQEDWEAVWEQLDDLNLEGKIVALYGMGDQLGYGEWFLDALGMLHDKLALKGVKFVGYWPTEGYEFTSNKPVIADGQLFVGLALDETNQYDLSDERIQTWCEQILGEMAEHYA
- the yqfB gene encoding putative cytoplasmic protein (similar to E. coli orf, hypothetical protein (AAC75938.1); Blastp hit to AAC75938.1 (103 aa), 88% identity in aa 1 - 103) gives rise to the protein MQPNDITFFQRFQNDILAGRKTITIRDASESHFKAGDVLRVGRFEDDGYFCTIEVTGTSTVTLDTLNEKHAQQENMSLDELKRVIAEIYPNQTQFYVIDFKCL
- the bglA gene encoding 6-phospho-beta-glucosidase A (similar to E. coli 6-phospho-beta-glucosidase A; cryptic (AAC75939.1); Blastp hit to AAC75939.1 (479 aa), 95% identity in aa 3 - 479) translates to MRKLTLPKDFLWGGAVAAHQVEGGWNKDGKGPSICDVLTGGAHGVPREITQNVVAGKYYPNHEAVDFYGHYKEDIRLFAEMGFKCFRTSIAWTRIFPNGDESQPNEAGLKFYDDMFDELLKYNIEPVITLSHFEMPLHLVQHYGGWTNRKVVDFFVRFAEVVFERYKHKVKYWMTFNEINNQRNWRAPLFGYCCSGVVYTEHENPEETMYQVLHHQFVASALAVKAARRINPQMKVGCMLAMVALYPFSCKPEDVMFAQESMRERYVFTDVQLRGYYPSYVLNEWERRGFNIKMEDGDLEVLREGTCDYLGFSYYMTNAVKAEGGSGDAISGFEGSVPNPYVKASDWGWQIDPVGLRYSLCELYERYQKPLFIVENGFGAYDKVEEDGSINDDYRIDYLRAHIEEMKKAVTYDGVDLMGYTPWGCIDCVSFTTGQYSKRYGFIYVNKHDDGTGDMSRSRKKSFNWYKEVIASNGEKL
- the ygfZ gene encoding putative aminomethyltransferase (similar to E. coli orf, hypothetical protein (AAC75936.1); Blastp hit to AAC75936.1 (326 aa), 85% identity in aa 1 - 326) yields the protein MAFISFPPRHPSSSARLPLTLIALDDWALSTITGVDSEKYIQGQVTADVSQMTEQQHLLAAHCDAKGKMWSTLRLFRERDGFAWIERRSVLEAQLTELKKYAVFSKVVIAPDDERVLLGVAGFQARAALANVFSELPNSENQVVRDGASTLLWFEHPAERFLLVTDVATANMLTEKLHGEAELNNSQQWLALDIEAGIPVIDAANSGQFIPQATNLQALGGISFKKGCYTGQEMVARAKFRGANKRALWLLAGKASRVPEAGEDLELQMGENWRRTGAILAATQLDDGQLLVQAVMNNDLEAESVFRVRDDANTLHIVPLPYSLEE
- the xerD gene encoding site-specific recombinase (integrase/recombinase XERD. (SW:XERD_SALTY)) — encoded protein: MEQDLARIEQFLDALWLERNLAENTLSAYRRDLSMVVAWLHHRGKTLATAQADDLQTLLAERVEGGYKATSSARLLSAMRRFFQHLYREKYREDDPSAQLASPKLPQRLPKDLSEAQVERLLQAPLIDQPLELRDKAMLEVLYATGLRVSELVGLTMSDISLRQGVVRVIGKGNKERLVPLGEEAVYWLETYLEHGRPWLLNGVSIDVLFPSQRAQQMTRQTFWHRIKHYAVLAGIDSEKLSPHVLRHAFATHLLNHGADLRVVQMLLGHSDLSTTQIYTHVATERLRQLHQQHHPRA